The genomic DNA AACGGGCCTTACGGCCCGTTGTCCTGTGGCATTCGAGCTATTCGCCCTCTTGGGCGTCATCACCCAGAGCCATCCGGGTAAACCGGCCTATCTGGATGTTTTCGCCGAGAACCGCAATGGTTTCATTCAAAAGATCCTGAATGCTCTGTTTATCGTCCTTAATGAACGGCTGGTCAAGCAGGCAGACTTCTTTGTACAACTTTTTCAGGCGGCCTTCGACAATCTTTTCAGCGATTTTCTCGGGCTTGCCTTCTTCCATTGCCTGCTTCTTGAAAATTTCTTTTTCCTTTTCAAGAAGGTCGGCCGGAACCTGGTCGGAACTCAAGCACACGGGGCTGGTTGCAGCAACCTGCATGGCCACGTTCTTGGCAAATTCCTGGAACTTATCGGATTTGGCAACAAAGTCGGTTTCGCATTTGATCTCAACGAGAACGGCAATTTTGCCATTGGAGTGAATATACGAACCAATGAGGCCTTCGCTGGTAGCGCGGCCAGCCTTTTTAGCGGCTTTGGCAAGGCCTTTTTCGCGCAGGTAGGC from Desulfovibrio inopinatus DSM 10711 includes the following:
- the tsf gene encoding translation elongation factor Ts; translation: MAAITAQMVKTLRDKTGAGMMDCKKALSETQGDEEKAVAYLREKGLAKAAKKAGRATSEGLIGSYIHSNGKIAVLVEIKCETDFVAKSDKFQEFAKNVAMQVAATSPVCLSSDQVPADLLEKEKEIFKKQAMEEGKPEKIAEKIVEGRLKKLYKEVCLLDQPFIKDDKQSIQDLLNETIAVLGENIQIGRFTRMALGDDAQEGE